CCGCGAAATGCGCGCCCAGCTCGTACGCGCGATGATCCTGGTGGGCGCGGTGGACAGCCCGGCACTGGACGAGGCGCGGGCCGCCGGCGACACGCTGGTCTTCGTGAACCGCCCGGACCCCGGCGACCCGTCCTCGCCCTATGTCGGAATCGACAATGTGGGCGCTGGGGCGGAGATCGCCGACCGGCTGCTGGAGCGCGGTGTGCGTCGCATCGGCGTCCTCCACGCCTCGCTGGACCGCACCGCCGGTCACTGGCGCCTGCTCGGCCTGTTCGACCGGCTGGCCGCGGCGGGGGTGGACACGGCGGCCATTCCCTGCGCCACAGGCCCGGGGCTGGATCACATCGTGGCCGGCTACCACGCCATGGGAACGATGCTGGAGCTTGCGGACCGCCCATCGGTGATCGTCTGCCTGAGCGACCTGCTGGCCTACGGCGCCTACCGCCGCGCGCGGGAGGCCGGGTTGGAGGTGCCGGGCGACGTGGCCTTCTTCGGGTTCGACGACAACCCGATCAACCCGTGGATCGCCGACTGGCTGAACTCCGTCCGCGTGCCGTCCGACGATTTCGGCCCGGCCATCGTTGGCATGCTGCACCGGCTCTGGGACGGGGAGGAGCGGCTGGACCCGCTGCTGCTGGCCCACCAGCTGACCATCCGCAACCGGCGTCTGCCGGGCGAAACCGAGCCCACCCTGCGGCGTTGAGGGGAAACCCGGACGGCGACCCCCACGAGCCGGAAAGCGGTGTACGGAACCGGTCGGTGGATTTGGCGGGAGAGCTTCGTTGGGGAGGCATCCTAAAATCCATAAGATGCCTTATGGAAAATATCCGCCATGCCTGTCGCCGGCGCCGCGCTGCGACACGCTGACAAGCGGCCACGATCCGTTCACTCTCGACTTTCAGCAGCATCGTCACCGGATGGAGAGGCTCGCTCATCACCGCCTCGGCCGCCCGAATATCCAGGCCGAGTGGATCGTTCCGGCCGGTCTCGGCTGTTCTGCTTCCTCACCGTTCCTACGCTCGGAACGAAAGCCGAGCCTGCCCCGTCACAGATCGGTTCGACAGCGGCGTCTCGACTGGCCCAGATGGCGGTACAAGACCGCGCTCGCCACCTGCCCCCCGGTGCTGAGTGCGCAGCCACTGTTCTGGCACGCCGGCCCGCAGCGCTCGATATGTCCGAGGCCTCGACCGTGACTCGCGGGTGCGTTCGGCGGGCGCTTACGGTTCGCTGGTTTCGTTCTTCTTCTTCGCTTGATCCTTCTTCGCTTGATCGTGATGCCACTTGATGGCGAAGAACATGCCCGTGCCTAACACGATAATCTTGAACGGAAAGAAGACCAAAGGGAACCAGTCATACATTTTGAATATCTCCAATCCATGACACCAGATATCGTCAGGAGAATCTGACGACAATCAGGTCGATCGTGGGTCTTTGTCTGCGGGCGGGGCCGCCGACGGCTGGGTTGGCGCGGCTGTACCGAAGCGGGCTTCCCCGGCCTTGCGGAAGCATTGGCTGGCCACCAGCCAATGCTTCAATGGCCGCAAGGGCGGAATACAGGCCAGCAACAGGAACGGCAGGGTCGTGACAAGGTGCATCCAGCAAGGGGGCTCAATCTTTGTCCCGATCCCGAGCGCCAAGAGGACCGTGGGAATGCCGACGAAGCAGGTCAGGAAGAAGGCGGGGCCGTCAGCCGGGTCGGCGTTGGAGCAGTCCAGACGCCCGGCCTCGCGGCGGGATCGCAGCTTCAGGAAGCCGCTGAACAGATGACCCTGCCCATGACGTGGGCAGCATCCACACGGTGCGGTGCTGAGAGGGGGAAGAGGCGGCCACTCCTGTTCGGATGACATCGCGTGTTCCTTCGGTAGGCAATGGCAAGCAATGCCTGCATGCAATTCGTAACCGTATGCTCCTCGAAGACCAACAATGTCAACTTGAATGCATCCAATTTCCCGCCGGAACTCATACAAGCATGGAAGACATACAGGTGCCTCGGCCACCATGTCGGCCACTTGCCGCAAGGCGTCGCGCAGACCCTGGCGGACCTTCGGAGCGCCGAGCGCAATGCGGTCAGCTCGGTCAGCACCTCCTCGCCAAGTCGCCTCGAAGCAGGGTCAGTCCCGCGCGCCGCTCTCCCCACCGCAGCGCTGTCAGGCCTCGCCGCCAGTGGTTTCCTGTGCATCGTTACCGAGACGCTCCCCGCTGGATTGCAGCCGCAGATTGCGTCCGGCTTGCGGATCTCCGAAGCGATCGCGGGACAGCTCGTCGCTGTCTATGCCTTGGGGTCTCTGTTGGCGGCGATCCCGCTTACGAGCCTGAGCCAAGGCCTTCCCAGAAGGAGCGTTTTGCTCGCCGCCATTCTCTGCTTCGTCATCGGCAACACGCTAACGGCATGGGCGGGATCGATCACCGTTGTGCTGGTTGCGCGGTTCGTCGCCGGGTGTGCGGCGGGGCTCGCCTGGGGGATCCTCGCGGGCTACGCGCGCAGCATCGTACGTCCGGACCAGACCGGGCCGGCAATGGCGCTCGCCATGGTTGGCGTGCCGCTGGCGCTCTCGCTCGGTGTACCCTTGGGGACCTTTCTCGGGGGCTTGGTCGGGTGGCGCGGTTCGTTCCTGATCCTATCGGCGCTCAGCGTCATGCTGATTGGGTGGATCATTGCGAAAGTGCCCGATGCGCCCGGTCGGACCGGCGACGATCGGCCTTCGCTGCGCCGTGTCATCGCTACGCCAGGTGTCGTGCCGATCTTCCTCGTCATCCTCACATGGATGACGGCACACAACATCCTTTACACCTACATCGCGCCGTTCGCGACGGCTGCGGCCGTGCGGGTCGATCTCGTACTGCTGGCATTCGGCGCCAGTTCGCTCGTCGGCATTTGGATGGTCGGGCGGCTGGTGGATCGGATGCTGCGCGCACTGGTACTACTGGCGATCGGTTCGTTCGCAGCCGTCGCGATCCTCCTGACTTTCGCTGGCGAACAGGGCGTTGCCGTCTATGCGGCGGCCATCATTTGGGGTCTCGGCTTTGGCGGCGCCGGCGCGATGATGCAGACGGCGTCAGCGGACGCAGCCGGTGATGGCGTCGATCTGGCACAGGCAATGGTGACCACGGCGTGGAACCTGGCGATCACGGCCGGCGGGGCGCTTGGCGGGGCGCTGCTCACGACCGGAGGGACGCCGCTGCTACCACCCGTGGTCACCGCACTGGCCCTGGTCGCCTTTCTTATCGCGCTGGCCGCACGCCGCTTCGCCTTTCCGCCCGGTCTCCGTGCCCCATCGGGCTGCTGACCTGCCCCGCTCCCGCGGGTGTCAATCGTTAGGCGGTACTGTCTGTTTGGGAGCAGCTTGCTTGGCCTCCGAAATTCGATTCGGATGGAATGGCGCCGCAGCCTGTCCTGTCGTCGGTCCAAGCGCTTGTTCGCCAGCAGCCATGCGCACCCATGCTCGACAACGCATCGGACCTTGCCGAGCCCCGAACCGTGGGGTTCGCCGATCTTGCGGATGTGCGGCTGGACCCCGTCGCGCAGGCAGAGCCAGCGGTTGTGGTTCCGGGCTCACCGCGGTCGGTCGGGTTCGCCCCGGTCAGCTCGCCACCCCGCTTAGCCCGCGCCGAGCAACTGTCCACCACGACGTCCCATGCGGTGGCGCCGGGTGGAGCCCGAGACGCGCCCGTCCGCGGCCTTCAACTTCGGCCATTGGACGCCTTCGCGCACAAAGAAGCCGAGCGTCCGGATCACCTCCGCCGTCGGCACCGGTGGGCCTCCTGGACCGGGGTGCCGGTTCTCGATCCGGTCGATGATGCCACCCACCCGTTCCACCGCCTGCGCGCGCATGTCCGCTCCCATGCCAAAGGCACGGGGAACCGGCATGCGGTTCCCTGTTCACGCGCGGAGCCGTCCTCGGGACGTTCTGGAAACCGAGCTTAAACGCTGGCGCGGCACCCTTCCCCGGCCGGCTGACTGCCGAGCCGCCTTCGCCCCCCTGCCCTTCCGGTTCCTTCGGCTTCAGCGGCAAGTAGGCCGCGGCCGGCAGGGCGCCCTCCAGCGCGTCGTCCGGGAGCCGACAAGGGCCACGACACCAAAAATTTCGAGGCGGACCTGCGCGCGCTGGGCGCCGCCCTGCACGTCCCGCAGAACACCAGCAACCGCCGCCTCCTTCTCGTCGCGGAAAGCGGTCATCCTGCGTCTGGTCATCGCGTCGTGGAGGTCGGCATCGGCTTCCGCCAGAACCTGCGCCCGTTCGAGCCTCGCCGCATTGCGGGCAAGACGATCGCGGCAGCGACCGACCGCCTCCTGCTCCGCGACTTCTGGCTCCAGGCTGCGGAGGTGGATCGTCAGCACGCCCCCGCCCGGCGTGGCGATGTCGGCCTGGAAAAAGGCATTGATGAGCATTTCGTCTACGAAGACGATTTCCTCGGCCGACCCATCAGCTGCTGCCGCGGCGGGTCAGCGTCAGTTCGACGGCACAGGTCGGTTCCGAAAGCGTCTCGCCGCGCATTCGTTGCAGGATCATCGACCCGGCCTGACGGCCAAGGTCACGGCTGTCGATCCCGATGGTGGTCAGGCCGGGCGGCAGCTCTTCGGCAACGTCGTTGTGGCCGAAGCCGAGAATGGCGATGTCGTCGGGCAGGCGCATGCCCAGCCGGCGCGCCTCCAGCAGCGCGCCGGTCGCCAGCAGGTCGTTGGCGCAGAACACGGCCTCGACCTCCGCGTTGCGCGACAGAAGGTCGGCGAGCGCGCGGCGGCCGTCGACCATGCTGCTGACCCCGTCGACAGACAGTTCGGCGACGATGTCGAGCCCGGCGGCGCGTGCGCCCTCGCGGAAGCCGGTGAGTCGGAGGGCGCCGCGGCCGCTGCGGCGACCGATGAATCCGATGCGACGGTAGCCGCGTTCGGCGAAATGCTCGGCCGCCAGGCGGCCGCTGTCGATGTTCGAGAAGCCGACCAGCATGTCGATCGGGTCGCGGGGATAGGCCCAGGTTTCCATGATCGGGATTCCCAGAGCCCGCAGCGCCCGCCGGTTCTCCTCGATCTCGATGACGCCGGTGAACATGACCGCCGCCGGACGCATCTCGCGCAGCGACTGGATCATCGTCGTCTCCTTGGCGTAGGAGTAGGAGGTCTGCCCGATCATCAGCTGGTAGCCCTGCGGCTCCAGCACCTCGCCGCAGCCCTGAACGGCGAGGCAGAACTGCTGGCTCTGCAGGTTCGAGACGAAGGCGGCGACGATGTTCGACTGGCCGGACCTCAGCGCGCGGGCATGCGGGTTGGTGGCGTAGCCGGTGCGCTCCACGATCTCCAGGATCTTGCGGCGCTTGGCCTCGGCCACCTTTTCCGGATGGCGCAGGGCGCGCGAGACGGTGATCGGCGAGACACCGGCAAGCCGCGCGATCTCGACGATGCGCGGCGGAGCCGCCCCATCACGGGACACCCCGTCGCCGGCCCCCCCTCGACCGGCCCCCCGTCGCTGGATGGCAACGGTTCCGCGGCCCGGAGGCGGAGGACGTCGTCGATGGTCGGCGGCCGCCTTGCCGCACCGGTGTCACTCATGCCGCCCGTCTCCCGTCTGTTGATCCGCGGTTGTCAATCCGCGGTCAGGCCGCGCGCGTCAGGACGCCCGCCTCCTCGACCGGTCGCGCCACCTGGATCAGGCAGTCGCCGGCCTCGCTGTCGCTGTGCAGGCGCCGCGAGATGACGATGCCCGCCTCCTGGAAGCGCAGTTCCTCCTCCGGCTGGTCGAAGCGCGTCAGGTCGTGGAACCAGCCGGCGAGGTCACCGGCGTCGACCCGCGCCCCGACGTCGACCGCCGGCTCGAACCAGCCGCGCCGCAGCGCGTAGATCGCCTGCCGGTGGCTGTCAAGCTGAAGCAACTGCATAGGCAATTGCTGGGGGACAGGAACCGGCCCGGAAACCGAGAGGACCGGCGCATCGGTCAACCCGACGGCGATCAGCAGGTTGTCGATCGCGCGGGCGGTATAGGCCATGGTCTCCGGCGTCACCGTGCCGCCGCCGCCGAACTCGCCGCTGATGCCGATGACCCCGGCCCGCGCCGCCGCCGCCATCGAGGTCGGCGCCGTGGCGCCGTTCTCGGCCACGAAGCCGTAGGGCATGCCCAGCGCCCGCATCAGTTCCAGGGCGCGGCCCAGCCGGTCGGGCGTGCCTTGCCGCTCGATCAGGGCGCACGGCAGGTGGGCCATCGAGGTGCCGCCGGAATGCAGGTCGAACACCACGTCGTGGCGCGGAAACAGCTCGTGCTCGAGGAAATGCGCCAGTCGGAAGGTCGGGGATCCGGCCGGGTCGCCGGGGAAGGCGCGGTTGAGATTGCCCTCGTCCAGCGGCGAGCGGCGCCGCGCCGCCATCACGGCCGGCGCGTTGGTGGCCGGCAGGATCGTCACCTCGCCGCGGATGCGCGCGGGATCGAGCCGGCGGAACAGGCGGCCCAGCAGCAATTCGCCTTCGTACTCGTCGCCATGGTTGCCCGCCATCAGCAGCACGCGCGGACCGGCCCCGTTGCGCACGCGGCAGACCGGGACCTTCACCTGATAATAGGGGGAGCGGTCCACCGAGAACGGGATGCTGAGGAAATCCAGCGACTTGCCGTCGGCGGCGAAATCGAGCGCGTGGTAGAGGCCAGTGTGCATTCCAAAAACCTTCTGACGGAGGGGCGCCCTGACAGCGTTTGCCGTGACAGCGTTTGCCGTGACAGCTTTCGCCAGGGCAGCGGTTGCCCGGCGCCTCCTCCGGTTCGCCGAAAAAGCCCGCTTACAGAGCGGCCAGCGCCGTCATCTCGACCCGCAGGTCCGGATCGGCCAGCCGCGCCTCGGTGCAGGCGCGGGCCGGCGGGTTGGCGGGGTCGATCCAGGCGTCGTAGACCTCGTTCATGGCGTCGAAGTCGGTGATGTGCGGCAGGAAAACGTTGACGGCGACCAGCTTGGACTTGTCGCTGCCGGCTTCCTCCAGCAGGGCGTCGATCTTCGCCAGCACGTCCCGGGTCTGCTCCCCGATCGAAGCCTTGCGGTTGTTGGCGACCTGACCCGCGATGTGGACCATGCCCTGGCAGACGACGGCCTGGCTCATGCGCGAACCAACCTGGAACCTCGTAATCATCGAATGAAACCTCTCTTGCGATGCCGAACGGCGGATTACATCTGCGGAAGCGTCTGCTTTTCCTTGAACCACTTCATCTGAAGGGCGCTCAGCTTGCCGTTCAGGCGGTTGTAGAACAGGAAGGTGTTGATCCAATTGACCATGTCCTGTTCGCCGTGGCGGACGGCCACATGGGCCGGCGACTGGCGGATCAGGAACTTCAGCTCGACATCCTTGCCGGGATTGTCTTCCGTGACCTTCAGCGCGATGGCGCTGTTCTCGGCGAATGCCTCGACCTGGCCGGCCAGATAGGCGGCGATGGCGCCGGGGGTGTCCTCGAAACGGACCAGCTTGGCGCCGGGGGCGTTGTCGGTCAGCCAGATGTCGAGCGTCGAGCCCTTGGCGACGCCGATGCTGTGGCCCTTCAGCTCGGCCGCGTCGGTGGCGGTGGCCATCCCCTTCAGCCCGTAGACGCCGAGATTGACCGCGGCGTAGGGCTGGGAGAAGGTCACCTGCTGGGCGCGCTCCGGCGTCGCGCCGGCGGCGGCGATCAGCACGTCCACCTTGTTGGCGAGCAGGCTGGGGATGCGGTTGGCGCCGGTCACCTGGACCAGATCCAGCTTCACGCCCATGTCGGCGGCCATCAGCTTGGCAAGGTCGATGTCGAGGCCGGCGGCCTCGCCCTTGGCGTCCTTGAAGCCCCAGGGGGCGGCGTCCATCAGCACGCCGACGCGCAGCTTGCCCGCCGACAATACGTTCTGCAGGGCATCCGCCTTCGCGGCGGACGGCAGGGCGGTGGCGGACAGGGCGACGGTGGCGCAGACCGCCACGGCGGCGGCAAGGGTCCGGAAGAGTCTCACGACATTGCTCCTCTGTTCTGGTCGTTGTCCGGCCCTCAAGGGGCCGGTGAAGGGGGGCCGGTGAAGCGGGATCGGTGAAGGGGACCGGTGGTGGCTCAGCGCGCGGAGGCGATGAAGCTCCGCAGTTCGGGGGTGCGGGGATTGGCGAAGAGTTCCGCCGGCGGCCCCTCCTCCCAGACGCGGCCCTGGTGCATGAAGACGATCTTGGAGGCGACGTTGCGGGCGAAGCCCATCTCGTGGGTGACCAGGACCATGGTCATGCCCTGCCGCGCCATGTCCTCCATCACCTTCAGAACCTCGCCGACCAGCTCCGGGTCGAGGGCCGAGGTGACCTCGTCGAACAGCATCAGGTGCGGCCCCATGGCGAGGCAGCGGGCGATGGCGACGCGCTGCTGCTGCCCGCCCGAGAGCTGGGCCGGATAGGCGTCGATCTTGTCGGCCAGCCCGACGCGGGCCAGCACGTCCAGCGCCAGCGCCCGGCCCTCCGCCTTGGCGATCCGCTTGTTGAGGACCGGGGCCAGCGTGATGTTGCGTTCCACCGTCAGGTGCGGGAACAGGTTGAAGGCCTGGAAGACGATGCCGACGCGCTGGCGGAAGCCGCGCAGGTTCGGCATGTCGGTGCGCACCGACTGGCCCTCCACCGTGATCTCGCCGCCGTCGATGCGCTCCAGCGCGTTGATGCAGCGCAGCAGGGTCGATTTGCCGGAGCCCGACTTGCCGATGATGGTGACGATCTCGCCCTCGTCGATGCTGAGCGAAACCCCCTTGAGCACCTCGATGGAACCGTAGCTCTTGGTAACGTTCTTGATGTCAACGAGCGCCATTGAGACGGGCCTCCAGGGAACGCGCCCACAGGGTGAGGGGCAGGCAGGCGGCGAAGTAGATCGCCGCGACGATCGAATAGACCAGCAGGGGCTGGAAGGTGGCGGCGCTGACCAGCTGCCCGGCGCGGGCGAGTTCGACGAAGCCGACGATCGAGGCCAGCGACGTGCCCTTGATGAGCTGGACGAGGAAGCCGACGGTCGGCGGCAGCGCCATGCGGAAGGCCTGCGGCGCGATGACGTAGCGGAACTGGTGCCAGGTCGACAGGCCGAGGCAGGCGGCGGCCTCCCACTGCTCGTGCTTCACCGCCTCGATGCCGCCGCGCCAGATCTCGCCGAGGAAGGAGGCGGTGTAGACGGTCATGGCGATGCCGACGGCGACCAGCGGCGGCATCTCCACCCCCAGGAAGACCGGCATGCCGAAGTAGAAGAACATCAGCAGGCCGAGCAGCGGGACGCCCTGGACGAGCTGGAGGAAGGCGGTGGCGGTCCAGCGCAGCGCGCGGCGGGCGCTGGTCCGCATCAGGGCCAGCCCCAACGCCAGCGGAGCGCCGAAGGCGAGCGCGATGAGGACGAGGACGCCCGTCCATTGCAGCGCGCTGAGCAGCGACAGGAAGTCGGCGAGGGAAAAGGAACGCATGGCCGGTGTCTCCGTCAGCGCCGCACCGGCCAGCGGAAGGCGAGGTGCCCCACCGCGGCGAACAGCAGTTTGAAGGTCATCACCAGGGCGAAGTAGATGCCGCAGATCACGGCATAGACCTCGAAGCTGCGGTAGGTGCGCGTCTCGATGAAGCCGCCGGTGTGGAACAGCTCCTCCGCCGAGATCTGCGAGGCGAGCGAGGTGCCGAGCAGCAGCAGGACGAACTGGCTGGTGAAAGCGGGATAGACGCTGCGCAGGGCCGGCGGCAGCACGACATGGCGGAACACCTGCCAGCGGGTCAGCCCCAGGCACTGGCCGGCCTCGACCTGGCTGCCGGGGATGGCGTCGAGCCCGGCGCGGACGATCTCGGTGCAGTAGGCGCCGAAATAGAGGCCGAGCGCGATCGCCGCCGCCTCGAAGGCTCCCATCCGCAGCCCGAAGCCCGGCAGCACGAAGAAGACCACGAACAGCTGGATCAGCGAGGGCGTGTTGCGGATCAGCTCGACATAGCCGCGGATCGCCCAGCGCACCGGGCGCGGCCCGCTGCGCACTGCCGCCGCCCCGGCGACGCCGATGGCGGTGCCGATCAGCGCGGCGACCAGGGTCAGCAGCAGCGTGTGCAGCGTGCCGTCGATCAGCTGGTCCTGGTAACGCAGGAGCTGCTGGAAATTCAATGTCTGCATGGCGTGTCGGACCGCCTTGGATCAGCCGAAGAAGGTGCGGTAGGCGCTGCGGACCCGCCCGTCGGCGCCGAGGCCGAACAGCACCCGCCAGCGGTCGATGCAGGTGCAGGGGTGCGAGATCCCGAACTCGACGATATCCCCGACGGCGAGATCGTGTCCGCCCGGCACGGCGACGAAGGCGTGCTGGTCGTTCAGCCGGGTCACCCGCAGGCCCTCCGCGGAGAGCGCGGCGCCGTCGCGGTGGACCCGCAGGGGCCGGGGCAGGTCCTGGTCGAAGGAGGCGTCGCGCATGCCGAAGCCGCAGATGGCCAGTTCCGGCTCGGGCCGGGTCAGCACCTCCGCCCACAGGCGCAGGGCCGGGCGGAAATCGGCCGCGGTGGCGCCGCCGCAGGCGAACCCCTGCCGGGCGTCGAGCGCGCCGAGCGCGCGTTCGTAGACGCCGTGGTCGTGGAAGAAGATGGCGCCGCTGCGCAGCACCAGCGTGGCGTTGCCATCGGCTTCGGCGACCGGCACCAGACCGGCGACCACCATGTCGAAGAAGGCGGACCCGCCCGCGGTGAGCAGCAGCGGCCGCTCCGGCGCCAGCGCGCGCACCAGCGCGAAGGCCTCCGCCGTGCGCCGCATCAGGACGGCGATGTTGGCGGCGGTCTCGGCCGGATCGGCGGTCGCGACCGCCCCTTCGTAGGTGGCGACGCCGTCGAGGACCAGCAGGCCGGGATGCCGGACGATCGCGGCGAGGATCGCGTCCACCGCCGCCCGGTCGCGGGCGCCGGCGCGGCCGGCGCCGACCTCGACCAGGACGGGCAGCCGCCGGCCGGCGGCACGCGCCGCGGCGGCGAGCGTCTCGACCGCGGCGGGGGAATCGGCGAAGGCGCGCAAATCGGCGTCGGGGTGGGCGGCGAGCAGCGCGCCCAGCCGCTCGCCGCTGGCCCGGCCGCCGATCTCATTGGCGAGGATCAGCCGGGTCACGCCGGCGCGCAGCAGAACGGCCGCCTGCTGCAGGTTGGCGACGGTGGCGCCCCAGGCGCCGGCCTCCACCAGGGCGGAGGCGATCTGCGGGGCCATCGGCGTCTTGGCGTGCGGGGCCAGCGCCACACCGTGACGGCGCGCATAGGCGAAGATCAGGTCCCGGTTGGCGGCGAAGGCGTCCTCGTCGAGCGTCAGCACCGGAAGCGCCATGTCGCCCGCGGCCGGCCGCCAGCCCTGGGCGCCGACATCGCGCAGCCGCAGCGGCGCCGCCCCGGGCGGCACCCCCCGGATGCTGTCGTCTAAAGGGCTGTCGAGCAGGGCATCGAGAAACAGGCTCATGGGGGCAATCCTGACCGGCCAGATGAGGGCAAGGCGATGAACGCTAATGACAACGTTATCATATCGTCGTTCAGTTTAAATGACAACGTTGTCATTAGCGTTCAGTGAAATTTTATTCTCCCGCGGGCGGCGGGCGGGCTGACGCCCGCGCAGAGGGCCGCGGCATCGTGCCTGTCCCCAGGCCACCGAGGCTCATCGCCATGCCCGGCTTGCTGAAGCAATGACGAAAGCCGCTCAACCTCAGCGGCCACGTCTTCATGCGCCAAGCGCTGGCGACCACCCGCGGAGCGAAGTGATGTGGTGGACGTCCACCACATCACCTCGGACATTGAGATGGCGCTTGCGAGGGTGCGTGATGGCGACGAACGTCGGCGCTTGGTTTGTCCCGGTGATCTCAGCGACGTCGAGGACACCGCGACCGTCCCGGTCCAGGTCGATGAACCATCGGTGTTGCGCTCCTGGAAACCTATCGGCGTTCCTTACAACAGGACCAGAACCAGCGAAATCTTCCATAAAAATCATGTATAAATTCGTGATGGAGCAGACCATGCGCAGTCTACTCGCTTTGAAAGCTCAGCATTGATCTTATACGGCTCAAAATGAGTCGTGGAGATTGCACAAATCCAGCTTTGGAGGGGGCTTCAGGATGCCGGACCAGTCGCGCAGCTGACCTCATCCCATGCCTGGACAGTGAGGTGCTTGGCGATCCGGCCATTTCGCAGGTCGAGTGTCATCGCCGACATCACATGGCACCCGTCGGGGTAGGCGCACTCTTCAACGAAGGCGGCGCGGTCCGCCCCAACCACCTCCCGACCGACACGATGCGTCATGTTCCTGGAGCAGACATCGCGCCAGAACGCCGTGATTTTTTCTTTGCCCGACAGCGTCATCGGCGCGCTGGGCGGACGGTTGCGATCGACGATGATCATCTCGGCATCATCGGCATAAAACCGAACCAGCGTATCAGCATCGCTCTGTTCGATGGCTCGTTTCAGGTCACCGAAATCGAAGGTTATGGCCGCCGACGTGGTCATGGCACCCCTCCATGGCAAAGTTAAGGTGCGAAGCTGCCAAAATACGCCTCTGAATGCGGCAAGTCCGCAGCGCGGAAGGGTATGAAGGCCGTCCTCGCCTTCACAGAAACCGCAGATCAGGCGATCGGCTTGGGACCACCAATGGATGTGGGTGGCGCATAAGACGCTCCGGAATTCCAGCACCACCTGATTACCGCGCGTTTATCCCAATTATTCTGAACCGGAATAGGGGTGACCAAACCGACTTATGGAAGAATCGACAAACCCCTTTCCTGTGCATCACCAACCTCTGCGTTGCGATACCTTCCTTGTTTGGCGCGTGGCGACTTGAGAGGTTCTTCCATGGCCACCTGGACCCCCGATCCCAGCTTTTATCCGTCTCCACGTATGGCGATGCAAGCTCCCCCGGAGCGGTTGGCCTATGTGGCGATGTTGAACACGGACACCAGCGCCCGCCCGGATGCGCTCGGTGTCGTTGACGTCGATCCCGGCTCGTCGGGTTACGGCCGGATCATCAGCCGCCTCGACATGCCGAATGTCGGTGATGAGTTGCATCATTTCGGCTGGAACGCCTGCAGTTCCGCTTTGTGCCCTTACGCGCCTCATCCGCACGTCGAGCGCCGCTACCTCATCGTACCGGGCCTGCGGTCCTCGCGCATTCACATCGTGGACACCAAGGCAGACCCAGCCCATCCAAAGATCGTCAAGGTGATCGAGCCGGAGCAGCTGGCCGCCCGCGCCAACTA
This genomic window from Azospirillum brasilense contains:
- a CDS encoding LacI family DNA-binding transcriptional regulator, translating into MPPPADRSRASRTERASLAPSLAQVAARAGVSVATASRVINGVANKATEETAERVRAAIRELGYRPGSVGRALRRRESRIVGVLAANLANPSMAAIASSIEWSLRGEGLVMSLCDTHERADVQDEYIREMRAQLVRAMILVGAVDSPALDEARAAGDTLVFVNRPDPGDPSSPYVGIDNVGAGAEIADRLLERGVRRIGVLHASLDRTAGHWRLLGLFDRLAAAGVDTAAIPCATGPGLDHIVAGYHAMGTMLELADRPSVIVCLSDLLAYGAYRRAREAGLEVPGDVAFFGFDDNPINPWIADWLNSVRVPSDDFGPAIVGMLHRLWDGEERLDPLLLAHQLTIRNRRLPGETEPTLRR
- a CDS encoding DUF983 domain-containing protein, which translates into the protein MSSEQEWPPLPPLSTAPCGCCPRHGQGHLFSGFLKLRSRREAGRLDCSNADPADGPAFFLTCFVGIPTVLLALGIGTKIEPPCWMHLVTTLPFLLLACIPPLRPLKHWLVASQCFRKAGEARFGTAAPTQPSAAPPADKDPRST
- a CDS encoding MFS transporter; the encoded protein is MQFVTVCSSKTNNVNLNASNFPPELIQAWKTYRCLGHHVGHLPQGVAQTLADLRSAERNAVSSVSTSSPSRLEAGSVPRAALPTAALSGLAASGFLCIVTETLPAGLQPQIASGLRISEAIAGQLVAVYALGSLLAAIPLTSLSQGLPRRSVLLAAILCFVIGNTLTAWAGSITVVLVARFVAGCAAGLAWGILAGYARSIVRPDQTGPAMALAMVGVPLALSLGVPLGTFLGGLVGWRGSFLILSALSVMLIGWIIAKVPDAPGRTGDDRPSLRRVIATPGVVPIFLVILTWMTAHNILYTYIAPFATAAAVRVDLVLLAFGASSLVGIWMVGRLVDRMLRALVLLAIGSFAAVAILLTFAGEQGVAVYAAAIIWGLGFGGAGAMMQTASADAAGDGVDLAQAMVTTAWNLAITAGGALGGALLTTGGTPLLPPVVTALALVAFLIALAARRFAFPPGLRAPSGC
- a CDS encoding LacI family DNA-binding transcriptional regulator, whose product is MSRDGAAPPRIVEIARLAGVSPITVSRALRHPEKVAEAKRRKILEIVERTGYATNPHARALRSGQSNIVAAFVSNLQSQQFCLAVQGCGEVLEPQGYQLMIGQTSYSYAKETTMIQSLREMRPAAVMFTGVIEIEENRRALRALGIPIMETWAYPRDPIDMLVGFSNIDSGRLAAEHFAERGYRRIGFIGRRSGRGALRLTGFREGARAAGLDIVAELSVDGVSSMVDGRRALADLLSRNAEVEAVFCANDLLATGALLEARRLGMRLPDDIAILGFGHNDVAEELPPGLTTIGIDSRDLGRQAGSMILQRMRGETLSEPTCAVELTLTRRGSS
- a CDS encoding succinylglutamate desuccinylase/aspartoacylase family protein; translation: MHTGLYHALDFAADGKSLDFLSIPFSVDRSPYYQVKVPVCRVRNGAGPRVLLMAGNHGDEYEGELLLGRLFRRLDPARIRGEVTILPATNAPAVMAARRRSPLDEGNLNRAFPGDPAGSPTFRLAHFLEHELFPRHDVVFDLHSGGTSMAHLPCALIERQGTPDRLGRALELMRALGMPYGFVAENGATAPTSMAAAARAGVIGISGEFGGGGTVTPETMAYTARAIDNLLIAVGLTDAPVLSVSGPVPVPQQLPMQLLQLDSHRQAIYALRRGWFEPAVDVGARVDAGDLAGWFHDLTRFDQPEEELRFQEAGIVISRRLHSDSEAGDCLIQVARPVEEAGVLTRAA
- a CDS encoding RidA family protein, translating into MITRFQVGSRMSQAVVCQGMVHIAGQVANNRKASIGEQTRDVLAKIDALLEEAGSDKSKLVAVNVFLPHITDFDAMNEVYDAWIDPANPPARACTEARLADPDLRVEMTALAAL
- a CDS encoding transporter substrate-binding domain-containing protein, encoding MRLFRTLAAAVAVCATVALSATALPSAAKADALQNVLSAGKLRVGVLMDAAPWGFKDAKGEAAGLDIDLAKLMAADMGVKLDLVQVTGANRIPSLLANKVDVLIAAAGATPERAQQVTFSQPYAAVNLGVYGLKGMATATDAAELKGHSIGVAKGSTLDIWLTDNAPGAKLVRFEDTPGAIAAYLAGQVEAFAENSAIALKVTEDNPGKDVELKFLIRQSPAHVAVRHGEQDMVNWINTFLFYNRLNGKLSALQMKWFKEKQTLPQM
- a CDS encoding amino acid ABC transporter ATP-binding protein, with the translated sequence MALVDIKNVTKSYGSIEVLKGVSLSIDEGEIVTIIGKSGSGKSTLLRCINALERIDGGEITVEGQSVRTDMPNLRGFRQRVGIVFQAFNLFPHLTVERNITLAPVLNKRIAKAEGRALALDVLARVGLADKIDAYPAQLSGGQQQRVAIARCLAMGPHLMLFDEVTSALDPELVGEVLKVMEDMARQGMTMVLVTHEMGFARNVASKIVFMHQGRVWEEGPPAELFANPRTPELRSFIASAR